One bacterium genomic region harbors:
- a CDS encoding CTP synthase, producing the protein MSRGKKVKFIFITGGVVSSLGKGITASSLGLLLKQRGFSVTIQKFDPYINVDPGTMSPFQHGEVYVTDDGAETDLDLGHYERFLDVSMTRANNTTTGQIYHEVITKERRGDYLGATVQVIPHITDEIKRKLVRLSELGEYEVIITEIGGTVGDIESLPFIEAMRQHMLEFGRANSMVIHVTLVPYIASAGEVKTKPTQHSVKNLLELGIQPDVLICRSEKKLARDIREKIALFCNVDSKAVISAYDVHSIYEVPLVLHKEKLDTLVANRLHLPERKIKLDEWENFVDGIRNPTREVEIAVCGKYITHLDAYKSIMEAFIHAGAANQIKVKMKPVNAEDCESGSFEELLKGVSGVLVPGGFGERGIEGKIKAIEFARENKIPFFGICLGLQCAVVEFARNVCGMKNANSSEFKKTKYNVIDLMPGQKDIKEMGATMRLGAYPCVIQDKTKAYDAYKTNYISERHRHRYEVNNKFRKKLTENGLVISGVSPDKELVEMIELKDHPWFVACQFHPELKSRATNAHPLFREFVRAAMEYSIANNGS; encoded by the coding sequence ATGTCCCGCGGAAAAAAAGTAAAATTCATATTCATAACAGGTGGTGTTGTATCTTCATTAGGTAAAGGAATAACTGCCTCCTCACTTGGACTTCTCCTCAAACAAAGAGGATTTAGCGTTACTATCCAGAAATTTGATCCGTATATAAATGTTGATCCCGGAACGATGAGTCCGTTCCAGCATGGTGAAGTTTATGTAACAGACGACGGCGCTGAGACAGATCTTGACCTTGGTCACTATGAAAGATTTTTAGATGTCAGTATGACTCGCGCTAATAATACAACTACAGGTCAGATTTATCACGAAGTTATCACTAAAGAAAGAAGAGGGGATTATCTTGGTGCTACTGTTCAGGTTATACCTCATATAACAGACGAAATTAAAAGAAAGCTTGTTCGACTTAGTGAACTTGGTGAGTATGAAGTGATAATTACTGAAATTGGCGGAACAGTAGGTGATATTGAAAGTCTGCCATTCATCGAAGCGATGAGACAGCACATGCTTGAGTTCGGAAGAGCTAACTCGATGGTTATCCACGTAACGCTTGTACCTTATATTGCTTCTGCTGGAGAAGTGAAGACAAAACCGACTCAGCACAGCGTTAAAAATTTATTGGAGCTTGGTATTCAGCCGGATGTTCTTATCTGCAGATCAGAAAAAAAATTAGCCCGCGATATCAGGGAAAAGATTGCTTTGTTCTGTAACGTTGATTCGAAAGCTGTTATTTCGGCTTATGATGTCCACTCGATTTATGAAGTGCCCCTCGTTCTTCACAAAGAAAAATTAGATACATTGGTTGCAAACCGTCTCCATCTTCCTGAAAGAAAAATTAAGCTCGATGAATGGGAAAATTTTGTTGATGGAATCAGAAACCCCACCCGCGAAGTTGAAATAGCAGTTTGCGGGAAATACATTACTCATCTCGACGCTTACAAGAGCATAATGGAAGCTTTTATTCATGCGGGTGCTGCTAACCAGATCAAAGTGAAAATGAAACCAGTAAACGCAGAGGATTGTGAGTCCGGTAGTTTTGAAGAGCTTTTGAAGGGAGTATCAGGTGTGCTTGTTCCCGGAGGATTTGGTGAAAGAGGTATCGAAGGAAAAATTAAAGCGATTGAATTCGCACGAGAAAATAAAATTCCTTTCTTTGGTATTTGTCTCGGGCTTCAATGTGCAGTTGTTGAGTTTGCTAGAAATGTTTGCGGAATGAAAAATGCCAACAGCTCTGAGTTTAAAAAAACTAAGTACAACGTAATTGATTTAATGCCCGGGCAAAAAGATATTAAAGAAATGGGCGCTACGATGAGACTTGGTGCTTATCCTTGTGTGATTCAGGATAAAACAAAAGCATACGACGCTTATAAAACGAATTACATTTCAGAAAGACATCGTCATCGGTATGAAGTTAACAATAAGTTTCGTAAGAAATTAACTGAAAATGGACTTGTAATCAGCGGAGTTTCCCCGGATAAAGAATTAGTTGAAATGATTGAATTGAAAGATCATCCATGGTTTGTTGCTTGTCAATTCCATCCGGAATTAAAATCAAGAGCCACTAATGCTCATCCGTTATTCCGGGAATTTGTTCGTGCAGCAATGGAATATTCAATCGCTAATAACGGTAGCTGA
- the purH gene encoding bifunctional phosphoribosylaminoimidazolecarboxamide formyltransferase/IMP cyclohydrolase codes for MKKLALISVFDKTGIADFAAGLVENGFELIATGNTFKLLSDKGISVTEIKDVTGFPEIFHGRVKTLHPKISGGILMRRDNPSDKKEAEENNIFPIEVVCVNLYPFKEVSKNPDADLDTLIENIDIGGPTMIRAAAKNNKYVSILTDPNQYQPFIAELKTGNISEDTRKKLAIAAFAHTADYDSHIVNSLQYKMKISSNLFSRSYKLASSLRYGENPHQKAEVYGEFYDHFEFLHGKELSYNNILDLVSAVELVESLGKNACTIIKHNNPAGAAIGNDSFDAYVKALKCDPVSSFGGIVAFTSIVDEKLAEKLNEIFLEVVCAPEYTDGAISILKKKKDRRLLKQKESILTETTTFRSIPGGAIVQDADLLELDETKLKSVTDKKPSAEELEDLKFAWKIAKYTKSNAIVFVKDKATLGVGAGQMSRIDSAKIAKMKAEEHGLDLHGSVAASDAFFPFADGLIEIVNCGAVSVIQPGGSVRDQEVIDAANQRNISMVFTGIRHFKH; via the coding sequence TTGAAAAAATTAGCTCTAATCAGCGTTTTTGATAAAACAGGAATCGCAGACTTCGCAGCCGGTTTAGTAGAAAATGGCTTCGAATTAATAGCTACCGGTAATACATTCAAACTTCTTTCCGATAAAGGTATTTCTGTAACTGAAATAAAAGATGTGACCGGATTCCCCGAAATATTTCACGGCAGGGTGAAAACTCTTCACCCAAAAATAAGCGGCGGAATTTTGATGAGAAGAGATAATCCATCTGACAAAAAAGAAGCTGAAGAGAACAATATTTTTCCCATCGAAGTAGTTTGCGTTAATCTTTATCCTTTCAAAGAAGTTTCAAAAAATCCGGATGCTGATCTCGATACTCTCATCGAAAATATTGACATCGGTGGACCAACTATGATTCGGGCCGCTGCAAAAAATAATAAGTATGTTTCAATATTAACTGATCCAAACCAATACCAGCCATTCATCGCAGAATTGAAAACCGGAAATATAAGTGAGGATACAAGAAAGAAGTTAGCCATTGCAGCATTTGCACACACAGCCGATTATGATTCACATATTGTGAACTCTCTGCAATATAAAATGAAAATATCATCAAACTTATTTAGCAGAAGTTATAAACTTGCATCTTCACTTCGATACGGAGAAAATCCACACCAGAAAGCGGAAGTATACGGAGAGTTTTATGATCACTTTGAGTTTCTTCACGGCAAAGAACTTTCCTACAACAACATTCTTGATCTTGTATCCGCAGTCGAGTTAGTCGAATCTCTTGGTAAAAATGCTTGCACAATAATCAAGCATAATAATCCTGCTGGTGCGGCAATTGGTAATGATTCATTTGATGCTTACGTTAAAGCATTAAAGTGCGATCCCGTTTCTTCTTTTGGAGGAATTGTTGCTTTCACTTCTATTGTTGATGAAAAGCTTGCTGAGAAATTAAACGAGATTTTTCTTGAAGTTGTTTGCGCTCCTGAATATACCGATGGAGCGATTTCAATTTTAAAAAAGAAAAAAGACAGAAGACTTCTCAAACAAAAAGAATCTATATTGACTGAGACCACAACTTTCCGTTCGATACCAGGTGGAGCTATTGTTCAGGATGCCGATCTTCTCGAACTCGATGAAACAAAATTAAAGTCCGTAACAGATAAAAAGCCTTCAGCAGAGGAACTGGAAGATTTAAAGTTCGCATGGAAAATTGCCAAGTACACAAAATCAAATGCAATTGTATTTGTGAAAGATAAAGCAACGCTTGGTGTTGGTGCAGGACAGATGTCAAGGATTGATTCAGCAAAAATTGCGAAGATGAAAGCTGAAGAGCACGGACTTGATTTGCATGGCTCAGTAGCTGCATCCGATGCATTTTTTCCGTTTGCTGATGGACTAATCGAAATTGTTAATTGCGGAGCTGTTTCCGTAATTCAGCCGGGAGGTTCGGTACGTGATCAGGAAGTAATTGATGCTGCCAACCAGAGAAATATCTCAATGGTTTTTACAGGAATAAGGCACTTTAAACATTAA
- the purN gene encoding phosphoribosylglycinamide formyltransferase → MLALAVFVSGRGSNLKAILDSPALKDIIEVKAVVGDKLYCPAFDIAKNFSIPVFSVGKKEGFFSFDDLETNLKSLKVELIVLAGFLKLIPETFVRAFRNKIINIHPALLPLFGGAGMYGMNVHRAVFESSAQVSGATVHFVDETYDTGRIIAQRCVDISDVTSPEQIAERVLSVEHQLLPYVLEKIALGKVFVENNRVRVGT, encoded by the coding sequence GTGTTAGCACTTGCGGTCTTTGTTTCGGGTCGGGGTTCAAATCTAAAAGCTATACTCGATTCACCAGCACTTAAGGACATAATCGAAGTAAAAGCTGTAGTTGGTGATAAACTGTACTGTCCCGCATTCGATATAGCAAAAAATTTTTCAATCCCGGTTTTTAGTGTTGGAAAGAAAGAAGGATTTTTTTCTTTCGATGATCTTGAAACAAATCTGAAAAGTTTAAAAGTTGAGCTGATTGTCCTTGCAGGATTTCTGAAATTGATTCCGGAAACATTTGTCAGAGCTTTTCGAAATAAGATCATCAATATTCATCCGGCTCTTCTTCCTTTATTTGGCGGTGCCGGAATGTACGGAATGAATGTTCACCGAGCAGTTTTTGAATCTTCAGCCCAGGTATCAGGTGCAACCGTTCATTTTGTGGACGAAACTTACGACACCGGAAGAATTATTGCCCAGCGGTGTGTAGATATTTCAGATGTTACATCACCCGAACAAATAGCCGAACGTGTCCTAAGCGTAGAACATCAACTCTTGCCATATGTGCTTGAGAAAATTGCCCTTGGCAAAGTCTTTGTTGAGAATAATAGGGTACGGGTCGGGACGTAA
- a CDS encoding rod shape-determining protein, with product MGLFDFFSTDIAIDLGTANTLIYVKGKGIVLNEPSIVAFDKSSKRIIALGNKAKEMQGREHKEIKVTRPMRDGVIADFEIAEGMIRAFIKRVKAGALSSRRIVVAVPSGVTEVEKRAVRDSAEHAGAKEVHLVAEPMAAAIGIGIDVHAPVGNMIIDIGGGTTEIAVIALSGIVNEESIRIAGDEMNYAIMQFFKRNHNILIGERTAEAIKCEVGSAVPLKEEITIQVKGRDLVGGIPKTTEVSSVEIREALNEAITQIVNTVRQTLERTPPELSADILDRGVMLTGGGALLKGLDERIKMETNLPVHVAEDPLTAVARGAGKVIENLNEYSKVLIRNRRY from the coding sequence ATGGGATTATTTGACTTTTTTTCAACTGACATTGCAATCGATCTTGGAACTGCCAACACGCTGATCTATGTAAAAGGAAAAGGCATCGTACTCAACGAACCTTCGATTGTAGCATTCGATAAAAGTTCAAAGAGGATTATTGCACTTGGAAACAAAGCCAAAGAAATGCAGGGAAGAGAACATAAGGAAATAAAAGTTACTCGTCCGATGAGAGATGGTGTAATTGCAGACTTCGAAATTGCTGAAGGAATGATTCGTGCATTCATAAAAAGAGTTAAAGCAGGTGCATTGAGCAGCCGTCGTATTGTTGTTGCAGTTCCGAGTGGAGTTACAGAAGTCGAGAAACGTGCAGTAAGAGATAGTGCCGAACACGCTGGTGCAAAAGAAGTTCACCTTGTTGCGGAACCGATGGCAGCAGCGATAGGAATCGGAATTGACGTGCACGCACCTGTCGGAAATATGATAATTGACATCGGTGGTGGAACTACCGAGATTGCGGTTATCGCATTATCAGGCATAGTAAATGAAGAATCAATTCGTATCGCCGGCGATGAGATGAATTATGCTATTATGCAATTCTTTAAAAGAAATCATAACATACTTATCGGCGAAAGAACAGCCGAAGCAATTAAATGTGAAGTAGGTTCAGCAGTTCCTTTGAAAGAGGAAATAACAATTCAGGTGAAAGGTCGCGACCTTGTTGGTGGTATTCCAAAGACAACAGAAGTTAGTTCAGTCGAAATTCGTGAAGCATTAAATGAAGCAATTACACAGATTGTAAATACTGTGCGTCAAACATTGGAACGAACACCTCCGGAACTTTCAGCAGATATTCTTGATCGGGGAGTGATGCTAACAGGCGGTGGAGCTTTGTTGAAAGGTCTCGATGAACGAATTAAAATGGAAACCAATTTGCCGGTTCACGTTGCTGAAGATCCATTGACGGCTGTTGCAAGAGGTGCCGGAAAAGTTATCGAAAATCTCAATGAATATTCAAAGGTTCTTATTCGTAACAGAAGATATTAA
- the mreC gene encoding rod shape-determining protein MreC, whose amino-acid sequence MFKLFSYVWNQFREYLVLVLLVIISLSLLTQNNNPQVQKVRALAFASFASVTSVFYDVFNITQLKKENLALRELNAQLMLQLSILREEGILNSELKRMLEMKDSTSLPLTPASIVSKSLSVTQNTITINAGSNEGIKPGMPVISYRGLVGIVQSCSESFSIVRTIKNVDLKLTVKNEKNRLNGIMKWDGEKLIIVDVPRTFDFDVGDRIVTSEVSSIIPVPIPVGIISKIEEDKTGLLNLIHIKPFEEVLSVENVFILMLVENLEKNNLELNFYNRQ is encoded by the coding sequence ATGTTCAAGCTATTCTCATATGTTTGGAATCAATTCAGGGAATATCTGGTTTTAGTTTTACTGGTTATTATAAGTCTCTCACTACTCACACAAAATAATAATCCGCAGGTTCAAAAAGTACGGGCACTTGCTTTTGCGAGTTTTGCTTCTGTTACGTCCGTATTTTATGATGTATTTAACATAACTCAGCTCAAAAAAGAAAATCTTGCATTAAGAGAATTGAATGCTCAGTTGATGCTTCAGCTAAGTATTTTGAGAGAAGAAGGGATATTGAACAGTGAGCTGAAAAGGATGCTAGAAATGAAAGATAGTACGTCGCTGCCGCTGACACCTGCGAGCATCGTTTCAAAATCACTATCAGTAACACAAAACACAATCACTATTAATGCCGGAAGCAACGAAGGCATTAAACCAGGGATGCCAGTTATCAGTTACCGCGGGCTTGTTGGAATTGTACAATCATGCTCAGAAAGTTTTTCTATAGTACGAACGATTAAAAATGTTGATCTCAAGCTCACCGTAAAAAATGAAAAGAACAGGTTAAATGGAATTATGAAATGGGATGGCGAAAAATTAATAATTGTTGATGTTCCCAGAACATTTGATTTTGATGTTGGTGATAGAATAGTAACATCGGAAGTCAGCTCAATTATTCCTGTACCAATCCCTGTTGGAATAATATCAAAAATCGAAGAAGATAAAACAGGACTTCTGAATCTTATCCATATAAAACCTTTTGAAGAAGTGTTGAGTGTTGAAAACGTATTCATACTGATGCTTGTAGAAAATTTAGAAAAAAATAATCTTGAACTTAATTTTTACAACAGGCAATGA
- a CDS encoding DUF3808 domain-containing protein — translation MLARSFIKVILILFLSFSDCTFVSAQADIKSKISSGLEALYNFNFKSSDKTFNSIIDKYPDHPAGYHYKSISYLWFYLDSREESNLDRFIELTDSAIEKAELKLESDSSDLLSLYIIGSVFGNRTFAYTREENYFDAVLAARKFHLYFDELLKRDSLYYDAYMGKGLFNFAISQAPQTWSWAINLAGMTGDKKKGLNYLETAIKKGKYSKVEAKFYLSQIYSEFLLKYPQSKRLLNELILRYPKNLLFRFALANLQVKTLEYNSAVRNYKTIHSSKDTNFVQLRNYSGMALGDILYSKGEYEESRKYHINFLEQSIDNHFKSVAALKIGLSHLIEGDSLSAILYFDKTNQGNMDVDDDAYAKMKGEQYLNQLPSSSELKLIRIKNMIDAGKLNAAIDSLEKFIELPVSDTLRADAILSFSNALYLQGKFKRSLEYAVAVFNFDECELWVKPFACYYAARASKELKNFVDAEFFIGYAGNFKNYFFENKLQDKLSYLSFLLDENKN, via the coding sequence ATGTTGGCCCGTAGCTTCATCAAGGTAATCCTGATCTTATTCTTATCATTCTCTGACTGCACTTTTGTATCTGCACAGGCGGATATCAAATCAAAAATATCATCCGGGCTTGAAGCATTATACAATTTCAATTTCAAGTCCTCTGATAAAACTTTCAACAGCATAATTGATAAGTATCCGGATCATCCTGCCGGTTATCATTACAAATCAATAAGCTATTTATGGTTTTATCTCGATAGTAGAGAAGAAAGCAACTTAGATAGATTCATCGAACTTACTGATTCTGCAATTGAAAAAGCTGAATTAAAATTGGAGAGTGATTCATCAGATCTTCTCAGCTTATACATCATCGGCTCTGTTTTCGGGAATAGAACATTTGCATATACAAGAGAAGAAAATTATTTTGATGCAGTTCTGGCTGCAAGGAAGTTTCATCTCTATTTTGATGAACTTTTAAAGCGTGACAGCCTGTACTACGATGCATATATGGGAAAGGGACTTTTTAACTTTGCTATTTCACAGGCGCCACAGACTTGGTCGTGGGCAATAAATTTAGCTGGTATGACCGGTGACAAAAAGAAAGGCTTGAACTATCTTGAAACTGCGATAAAAAAAGGAAAATATTCAAAAGTAGAAGCTAAATTTTATCTGTCGCAAATCTATTCGGAATTTTTATTAAAATATCCCCAGTCTAAAAGGTTGTTGAATGAATTGATTTTAAGATATCCCAAAAATTTATTATTTCGTTTTGCGCTTGCAAATCTGCAGGTTAAAACTTTAGAATATAATAGCGCTGTTAGAAATTATAAAACGATTCATTCATCAAAGGATACAAATTTTGTTCAATTAAGAAATTATTCAGGAATGGCACTTGGGGATATACTATATTCAAAAGGTGAATATGAAGAATCGAGAAAATATCATATAAATTTTTTAGAGCAATCCATTGATAATCACTTTAAAAGTGTTGCAGCTCTTAAGATAGGGTTGAGTCATTTGATTGAAGGAGATTCGCTTTCAGCAATCCTTTATTTTGATAAAACTAATCAGGGAAATATGGATGTTGATGACGATGCATATGCAAAAATGAAGGGGGAACAGTATCTGAACCAACTTCCATCATCAAGCGAATTAAAATTGATAAGAATTAAGAACATGATCGATGCCGGTAAATTGAATGCTGCAATCGACTCACTTGAAAAATTTATTGAGCTCCCGGTTTCGGATACGCTTCGTGCAGATGCAATTCTAAGTTTCAGTAATGCACTTTATCTTCAGGGAAAATTTAAGCGATCACTCGAGTATGCTGTTGCAGTTTTTAATTTTGATGAATGCGAACTTTGGGTAAAGCCTTTTGCTTGTTACTACGCGGCGAGAGCCAGTAAGGAACTAAAAAACTTTGTTGATGCAGAATTTTTTATTGGCTATGCCGGCAATTTTAAAAATTATTTTTTTGAAAATAAGCTTCAGGATAAATTAAGTTATCTCTCATTCTTACTTGATGAAAATAAGAATTGA
- the mreD gene encoding rod shape-determining protein MreD, translated as MKLKYFIPPLIFIPVVIIQLTIIPFVAVEEVIPNLLVIAVVYFSIANGQIFGTINGAAFGLVYDLISGNLAGSNMLSLTVAGFIAGYFSGETKREKYLYTYSFSLVVAICALINSVIFSFFSVIDFNTNFVQALFNHALLPSIYTSIVSILVVIVPYRRAFD; from the coding sequence ATGAAGCTGAAATATTTTATACCACCGTTAATTTTCATTCCGGTTGTAATAATACAATTGACAATTATTCCATTTGTTGCAGTTGAAGAAGTAATCCCGAATTTACTGGTAATAGCAGTGGTTTATTTCTCAATTGCGAATGGACAGATATTCGGAACAATAAACGGTGCTGCATTTGGATTGGTTTACGATCTGATTTCAGGAAATCTTGCTGGAAGTAATATGCTTTCATTGACTGTTGCCGGGTTTATTGCCGGATATTTTTCAGGTGAAACAAAACGTGAAAAATATCTTTACACTTATTCATTCTCGTTGGTCGTGGCAATATGCGCACTGATTAATTCAGTTATTTTTTCTTTTTTCTCGGTGATAGATTTCAACACAAACTTTGTTCAAGCGTTATTTAATCACGCATTATTGCCTTCAATTTATACATCGATAGTAAGTATTTTAGTAGTAATTGTACCTTATAGAAGAGCTTTCGATTGA